The window GCCCGTGGCCCATATCGGCGAATACGGAGGCGATGGGTATGAAGATGTGATCGACGGCCTGCAATTCGAACGCATGCTCTCGGCCTCCGGCCCCACCGGGGGCGTGGTGCGCCGGCCTTCCGACGGCCGCATCCCCCAAAACGTGGTCTTTGTCCAGTGTGCGGGTTCGCGCGACCCTGAACACGGAGTCCCCTACTGTTCAAAGGTCTGCTGCATGTACACGGCCAAGCAAGCCTTGCTGTATAAGCATGCAGTGCCGGACGGTCAGGCCTACGTATTTTATATCGATATCCGTGCCGCCGGAAAGGGACACGAAGAATTTGTGCAAAAGGTCATGAGCGAGGAAAGAATTCTCTATCTGCGGGGTAAGGTCTCAAAGATCTTTAAGTCCGGCGATAAAATAGTGGTCTGGGGAGCAGACACCCTGTCCGGCCGTCAGGTAGAGATCGAGGCCGATCTGGTAGTGCTGGCCATGGCTGTTATCCCGTCGTCCGGCAGTCAGAAGCTGGCCCGTACCTTACACATAGCCAGCGACCTCGGCGGATTTTTTAGCGAGGCGCACCCCAAATTAGGACCGCTGGAAAGCAATACTGATGGCATATTTCTGGCCGGAGCAGCGCAGTTTGCCAAGGATATTACCGACACCGTTTCCCAGGCCACCGGTGCGGCGGGCAAGGCCCTGTCTCTCCTGGCCAATGATTTTATAAGACTCGAGCCCACGGTATCCGGGGTGGAAGAAGGACTCTGCCGCGGTTGCGGGCTTTGCGCCTCCATCTGTCCCTTCGGCGCGGTAACGATGTCTCCGTCAGAAAAGACCGGCGCAATGGTGGCCGGTATCAACCCCGTCTTGTGTAAAGGGTGCGGCCTGTGCGCGGCCGGTTGCCTTTCCGGGGCCATAACCCTTAAGGGTTCTTCTTTCAGACAGATATTTGCCCAACTGGAGGAGATGGTCTGATGGACCCGGTAAAACGCAAATTATTCAATCTGGATCAATATCAGGTCCCCCGCGGCAAGGTGCAGATCATTTCCGAACGCTGCAAGGGCTGTGGCCTCTGCCTTGAGTACTGTCCGAATAAGGTCCTGGCCTGGTCAACGGACTACAACTTCAAAGGCTACCGTTATCCGGTGATCGAAGAGACAGAAGAGAAATATTGCATATCCTGCCGTTTCTGCGAAGAGGTATGCCCGGATTTCGCTATCTATGTGACTACAGAACCAGAACTCACCGCAAAGCCGCAAAGTACGCAGAGGAAGTAAGTGAGGAGACAGGAGTCAGAAGTCGGGGAAAGTGAGAGGATAGAGAAGGGAGAAGAAAAACAAGAGACAAGGGATGTCTAACATCTCGCGCCAGACGTTTAATGGCTGACTGCTGAGAGCTGATGTCTGGTTAGGAGGCCACAGAGGAGAGATATTCGATCTTTTCTCATTTATTGATATTCTTATTTTCTCTGTGTGCTCTGTGGTTAATTTTAATACGCAAAAAGGAGCAGGGATAACATGGGGAAGGATGTACTTACAGGGACTTATTTTCTGACCGGGAATGAGGCCTGCGCGGCCGGGGCGCTGGCCGCCGGTTGCCGTTTCTTCGCCGGTTATCCCATCACGCCATCCAGTGAGATAGCGGAACGGATGTCCATCCGCCTTCCCCAGGTAGGGGGAGTCTATATCCAGATGGAAGACGAGATCGCCTCTATGGCCGCCATACTGGGCGCATCCTGGGCCGGGGCCAAGAGTATGACCGCCACCTCCGGGCCGGGCATCAGCCTCATGCTGGAAAATATCGGTCTCGGGGTAATGACGGAAACACCCTGCGTCGTGGTCAACGTTATGCGCGGCGGGCCTTCCACCGGCCTTCCCACCCTGGTTGGACAGGCCGACGTCATGCAGGCCAGATGGGGAAGCCACGGCGACTACGAGATTATAGCCCTTTCTCCTTCCTCACCGCAGGAGGCCTTCGACTACACCATAAGGGCCTTTAACCTGGCGGAGACTTGGCGCGTACCGGTAATCCTGCTCATGGACGAAGTAGTGGGACACATGCGCGAGCGCGTGGTCATCCCTGAGAAAAAGGATATAAAGGTGGCGAACAGACGGGGGCCGAGCGAACCCCCCGGCAAATTTAAGATATTTAAGTCTAAAAAGGATCTCATCCCGGAGATGCCCGTGGCCGGACAGGGATATGCCGTTCATGTCACCGGCCTTACCCATGATGAACGGGGCTACCCGGCGATAGAATGGGAGGCGCAGGAAAAGCTGGTATCCCGTCTCGTGCAAAAGATCCGCCTCAATTCCGACAAGATTGCGGCATGGGAAGAAACCGGCGTGGAGGGGGCTGAGATTGTCCTTGTCTCTTATGGCATCTCCACCCGGATATGCCGCGCCGTTCGGGAAATGGCCCGTGAGAAGGGCCTGAATCTTGGCCTGCTCCGATTAGAAGTAATCTGGCCCTTCCCGGAAAAACGGGTACGAGAGCTGGCCGGCCGCATCAAGGCCTTTCTCACCGTGGAAATCAACTACGGCCAGATCGCTTTGGAGGTAGAGCGTTGCGCTGCCGGTAAATGTATAACGCGCCTCGTTGGACATGGCGGCGGAACGGTCCATGACCCCAAAAAAGTCTTTGAGGCCGTTGAGGAGATAGCGTCATGATCGAACCACAGACTTTAGACCATCCCAAGGATCTGCTCCTGCGTAAAGAGAGGATCCCACATATCTGGTGCCCCGGCTGCGGCCTGGGATCGGTGCTTTCGGCCCTGATGGATGCCTTAGGGAGTTCCGGCCTGGACCTTAAAAAAGTGGCGGTCGTCTCCGGTATCGGCTGCACCGGCCGCGCCGCCGGTTATCTCAACTTAGACGGTTTTCACACCACCCATGGCCGCGCTATTCCTTATGCCACCGGGCTGAAACTGGCCAACCCGGATCTGACGGTCATCGTCTTCAGCGGAGATGGCGATCTGGCCGCTATCGGCGGCAACCACCTTATCCACGCAGCCCGCCGCAATGTGGACATAAAGGTGATCTGCGTTAATAACTTCAACTACGGCATGACCGGCGGCCAGGGCGGCCCAACCACTCCCCGGCTGGCCCGGACTACAACGACCGGTTACGGTAACCCGGAAAGGCCATTTAACCTCATCCATCTGATAGCGGCCTGCGGCGCGCCTTATGTGGCCCGCTGGACATCCGCCCATCCTCATTATATGAAGATCGCCATGGGCGAAATGCTGAAAAAGGATGGTTTTTCTTTCCTGGAGGTTATTGCTCCCTGCCCGACCAATTTTGGGCGCCGGAACAAGATGCGCGAGATCAAGCTCCTCCAGCGTTTTCTGGAGCAGG is drawn from Thermodesulfobacteriota bacterium and contains these coding sequences:
- a CDS encoding 4Fe-4S dicluster domain-containing protein: MDPVKRKLFNLDQYQVPRGKVQIISERCKGCGLCLEYCPNKVLAWSTDYNFKGYRYPVIEETEEKYCISCRFCEEVCPDFAIYVTTEPELTAKPQSTQRK
- a CDS encoding 2-oxoacid:acceptor oxidoreductase subunit alpha — its product is MGKDVLTGTYFLTGNEACAAGALAAGCRFFAGYPITPSSEIAERMSIRLPQVGGVYIQMEDEIASMAAILGASWAGAKSMTATSGPGISLMLENIGLGVMTETPCVVVNVMRGGPSTGLPTLVGQADVMQARWGSHGDYEIIALSPSSPQEAFDYTIRAFNLAETWRVPVILLMDEVVGHMRERVVIPEKKDIKVANRRGPSEPPGKFKIFKSKKDLIPEMPVAGQGYAVHVTGLTHDERGYPAIEWEAQEKLVSRLVQKIRLNSDKIAAWEETGVEGAEIVLVSYGISTRICRAVREMAREKGLNLGLLRLEVIWPFPEKRVRELAGRIKAFLTVEINYGQIALEVERCAAGKCITRLVGHGGGTVHDPKKVFEAVEEIAS